A region of the Chrysiogenia bacterium genome:
ACCTTTGCGCTGGATCGGCTGGTTGTCGGTGACGTGCTTCTGGAGCTGAATTCCACGGCAGAGGCTGGCGTTTACGAAGGCCATTGCTTTTGCGGTGGCCCACTCAGCGTTTCCCAGAACCGCGATCTCAAAGTCGACTTGCGAGAGAATCCAAGCACAATCAAGCTACCCGGATTGCCAACGTATGTGCACACGCTGATCCGGGTGGACCCCGAAGGGCTCAAGCCACCTCGCTGACCTGCACGACCGCCTGAATATCCGAATAATTCTTGAGGTCCGCGCCCAGTGCCGGGGCCGCTCCCATGAAGGCCTGCTGGAAGGACTCGACCGAGTCGAAGTCCAGGTGGGCAATGCACACATAGGGGGCAGGGCTGCCCGGGGCGGCACCGCTCACGCCGAAGGCAACGCTCACGCCCCTCAGCGCGTCGCCGAGTTTTTCGCGGCACAGCGGGATGTGGTTGGCCATGTAGTAGTCCTTGTCGAAACGCGCGCCTTCGGTGGCGGGATACAGAACGCTCAAGCGGATCATGTGAATTCTCTCCAGTTGGAATGAAGGGGAGCCTAGCA
Encoded here:
- a CDS encoding EthD family reductase; the protein is MIRLSVLYPATEGARFDKDYYMANHIPLCREKLGDALRGVSVAFGVSGAAPGSPAPYVCIAHLDFDSVESFQQAFMGAAPALGADLKNYSDIQAVVQVSEVA